In Deinococcus aquaedulcis, one DNA window encodes the following:
- a CDS encoding HD domain-containing protein, which produces MPRLDPRLGAQLDFLLTCDRLKAVQRTTWLHDGTRPENSAEHSWHLALMALTLMDCAPAGTNGARVVELLLIHDLVEIGAGDLHFDASAEAHAQQAQAEAAAAKQLFGLLPEPQRTAFLELHAEFEAAQTTEARFARALDALQPMLLTWAGGGLGCAEREPQLTATRLRALKEPRLRDFPALWTLAQAVMDTAVEAGTLPA; this is translated from the coding sequence ATGCCTCGCCTTGATCCACGCCTGGGTGCCCAGTTGGACTTTCTGCTCACCTGCGACCGCCTGAAAGCAGTGCAGCGCACCACCTGGCTGCATGACGGCACGCGCCCCGAGAACAGCGCCGAACATTCCTGGCATCTGGCCCTGATGGCGCTGACCCTGATGGACTGTGCCCCCGCCGGAACCAACGGCGCGCGGGTGGTGGAACTGCTGCTGATCCACGACCTCGTGGAGATCGGCGCAGGCGACCTGCATTTTGATGCAAGCGCCGAGGCCCACGCGCAGCAGGCCCAGGCGGAAGCGGCGGCGGCAAAGCAGTTATTTGGCCTCTTGCCCGAGCCACAGCGAACCGCCTTTCTGGAGCTTCACGCCGAGTTTGAGGCTGCCCAGACCACGGAGGCGCGCTTTGCCCGCGCCCTGGACGCCCTGCAGCCCATGCTGCTCACCTGGGCTGGCGGGGGGCTGGGGTGCGCCGAGCGTGAACCCCAGCTGACCGCCACGCGGCTGCGCGCCCTGAAAGAGCCCCGCCTGCGTGACTTCCCCGCCCTCTGGACGCTGGCGCAGGCGGTCATGGACACGGCTGTGGAAGCGGGAACCCTGCCGGCCTGA
- a CDS encoding pyridoxamine 5'-phosphate oxidase family protein: MATSALKALAQKMRGMDYCLLTTVSAHGQLASRPMSNNGEVEYDGTSYFFTWADSRAARDIEKNSHVMLNFKADQGFLFVAVQGHARVLHDRRVMKDHWHKELEQWFKDGLDTEGLVMLVVDARRIQWWGEEDGKIELDR, translated from the coding sequence ATGGCGACCTCTGCCCTCAAAGCCCTGGCCCAGAAGATGCGCGGCATGGACTACTGCCTGCTCACCACCGTGAGCGCCCACGGCCAGCTGGCCTCGCGCCCCATGAGCAACAACGGCGAGGTGGAGTACGACGGCACCAGCTACTTTTTCACCTGGGCCGACTCGCGCGCCGCCCGGGATATTGAGAAGAACAGCCACGTCATGCTGAATTTCAAGGCCGACCAGGGCTTTCTGTTCGTGGCGGTGCAGGGCCATGCCCGCGTGCTGCACGACCGCCGGGTGATGAAAGACCACTGGCATAAGGAGCTGGAACAGTGGTTCAAAGATGGCCTGGACACCGAGGGGCTGGTGATGCTGGTCGTGGACGCCAGGCGCATTCAGTGGTGGGGCGAGGAAGACGGCAAGATCGAACTGGACCGCTGA